The following DNA comes from Gadus chalcogrammus isolate NIFS_2021 chromosome 12, NIFS_Gcha_1.0, whole genome shotgun sequence.
AACGTTAACTAGCAACCATAGCTAGTTACCTACATTTTATAATCGTTTTATAATACTATTAATAAAGTTAGCAGGTTACAATAATGTGTCACCCCTCTGTCCGACGCCATTAATCGCAGCAATGAAATAGTCCATataacgttaaaaaaaaaaaacgttaaaatAGTAACGTTTGTCTCTTTTGTCTCAGCTGTGGGTATCCTTCCATTAATTTGTTTAATGTCTTcggtgtttttgtttgtttagctGAGACTTGCATTGTGCTGGACCTGATAGAGCCAGTGGAGACGGATGATGGAAACCTGAAAGCAGAAGCAGCATCACCAGTGAATGCCCCTGCTGAAAAGCGCTCTAAGCTTGGCTGTCACCCGGAACTTCTTAGATTGGAGACAGAAAGATGCATGAATGTATTATAGCTAAACTATGACGCTGTTTAGCTATAACATATAGCTTTAGCTTTATGTGCTTAACATGTAGCTCACCAATTAACATCAATAGACTAGTGTATTGAAATATTATAAAATTAAACTTCTCCCAGGCATAATGTAGCCTATAATAAGCACTATGTAGAAAAATATAAACGATAATCGGAAAGTCAATGTTTGGACAGATGTGTTCAAGTGCGGCTCATGTTGGTGCCGAGTATCTTGTGTAGactaaaaataagtaaatggcGCCATCTTCTGGCGGAATTGTATGTTTATTCATTACTGAATATTATTCATGTCCACTGGGTGGCAGTGCTTGGATCACTGTGTTCTACATCTCTCAACGTCCTGTTTACGTTCTGATCGATCAAACATGGCGGACGAGGTGGACGTTGACATCGAAGGAGATGAGTTTGATGCCAGTGTTTGGTAAGTTTGAGTTGAATTTATTTGTGAAATCCATATGGACGTAGTAGCTTCGTCCTTCGTCCTTTCATGCCACTTCCCACGGCGGTCGTGTCTAGCGTTATTTAATATTATCTTGTTTTTCAGTCTAGCTGCCATCCCCAGATGCTGGATAGCTTAGAATGTGAACATGTTTAGTCTCTGGCCTCCGCTTCCCTGCTTTACCACAAGATTGGTGTCGCAAAATACATCTATGTTTGCTTGTCTCTAAATCTCAGTGACCTGGGTGAAAACCGGCTTCTCCAGGACCAGTTTGTGCAGTCTGCATGGAAGACCAAAACTGGGATATCGGTATGTTATGGTTAATTATCACATACTTTTGTGATAGAATCAAATACTGTGGTGTGGAATTGTGTACCATTTTGCCTGGCTCTCTTTACATCTTTAATTTTCTCTCCTTAAGCCGTGGAAGCTTGACAGTTCCATCAGTGTGGAGAATCGAGAACTGATCGAGAACATGCTGTTGGAGGAACAGTATCCTCCTGCTGAATTCACAATTTATAAAATCATGTTACCGTTAGATTTCCGACATTTTAGAGAAAGTTTAATCACTTATTAATCACTTAAGTCCTAAACCATACTATTAGATATTATCTTACTGGCCAAGGGATTCCGCAGAATGCATGGCCGACTGTCTCCAGCTCAAAACCTAAAGCTAAGCAGTAAGTGTTTATTGATTTAATTCCAGACAGtatgctgtctgtgtgttttggctacCTATCCTGTTTCTTACACTGTGCAGGTCTCCATCTAAGCCCTCAGGCACAGGTGCATCGTCACGCTGGTCCCAACAAGAGAAGAGGTTTTTTGAAGAAGGATTGGTACGGAGCCCATGTTTTTAATCGAATCGTGTATGCcattttcatgtaaaaaaaaatagctgTGCGGCTGTGTAGTATATGCATTGACTGTGAAATTGCAATATTTAATTACTTTTTTAGACTCAATTTGGTCGAAGGTGGACAAAGATTGCAAAATTGGTGGGCAGTCGCACCGTTCTTCAGGTCAAGAGCTACGCCAGACAATACTTTAAGCAAAAGGTTTGTATGCATGTTATTACTATGTAGTACAATCTTAAACCATAGACAATTTCAATTTGAGGCTGAGgcgtctttttctttttttacaaatatTCACAAGCACCATATTGTTAATTCAGTAGATTAACCAGgagttgatttaaaaaaaaaaaaaaagtttgaagaATATTCGTATTTTCTTAAATTTCTGCAGGGTAAAACCGATTTGGAAGCCATGGTGCCCCTTATAGTCCATGAGGCGAAAATACATCTCCCACAGCCCAGCTCCAGCTCTATACTACCATCCGCTCTGGTCAACGCTGTTCGTATCGAGAAGCTCTCAGATGATGAGGACGAAGAGGTGGACATTACCGATGATCTGAGTGACGAAGGAATCTCACCCAAAAAGCCCCAAGTGGAGGACAAGCTAGAGTCCTACGTGGCAGCACACGATGTAGAGGCAGAGATGGATAGCCAGACCGACAGATTTAGCCGACAAGAGAGAAGCCTAAAGAAGAGCGAAGGGGGAAAGGCTGAGAACCACAGTGAAAGAGCCTTAAAGGAAGATGGTTCTAGTCATGTGGATTCAGCGCCCGCCCACTGGTCAGAGGGGGCCCGGCTGAAAGAGGATGGGGAAgatgtctccatctctctgaatAAACCCCAGTTGGGCGAAGGAAGGTCCTGGTCTGAGAGCTCAGAGGGAAGGTCTGGACCCGAGGGAGCCTACAGTGAGACAGCAGGTCAACTCATCAGTGCCACGAATATTAACAGGCAAAACATTCTTCACAGCTACTGAGCAGTTATCTAATATCGATTATATATTCTTTTACTTTAGAAGGCAGTGACAACGGGGTTGGCAAGAGTCCAACTGATGGAGCAGATGAataccaggaggaggaggaggaggaggagagggaggaggaggatgaggagctgaATGCCCCAGAACAGGAGATTCATCTGGACGTGGAGAGCATCACCGATGACGAGAAACAAGCTATCCCCGAGTTCTTTGAGGGACGTCCATCCAAGACGCCGGATAGATACCTGAAGATAAGAAACTACATCCTGGATCAGTGGTACGTTATTCATTCTCTGCCCAGCCGGAATTATCCATTATTGAAAGGATAAGGCTGGTGTGAAGCTATATTGTCTTATTGCTAACATACTCAGAATGTCTTCTTTATTGCCTGACCATGTGGCTTCATCATTAGGATGAAGAGCAAGCCAAAGTACCTAAACAAGACTTCTGTAAGGCCAGGCCTCAAAAACTGCGGGGACGTCAACTGCATCGGCCGTGTGCATACATACCTGGAACTGATCGGAGCCATTAACTTCAACTGTGGTAAATGAAAAACACTATGAAAAAACGCAGCAATGGATAATAATGCAGCCCATCTCCCATTTGAAGGGAGTCAGAGGTTTGGTAGACATTTTTCTCAGGTATATCCAGCTTAGGTATTAGGTTGATCGTTAGGTCAGTTGTTGCTGCAAGGGTGTATcgttgtttgtatttgttttggtgACCAGAAGCTGATATTGCTATGTTTTTTGAAGTCTACTTCTATGTCCCTACTCCTCTCTCTTGAGTAGAGCAGGCTGTGTATAACCGGCCCCGGGTGATAGATCGTTCAAGGCATAAGGAGGGTAAGGATGCCTCGGAGGCCTACCAGCTGGCCCAGAGACTACAGAGCATGGTGGGTAGCACCTCAAACCGCATTCAGGCTCCACCCCTACAGTTAACCCTATGTCCTGTGCTGATGGGATGATGTTTTGGTTTTCACAGCGGACCCGTAAGCGGCGTGTGCGGGACCTATTAGGGAACTGGTGTGACTCGAGGGACTTGGAGGGGCAGACATATGAGGTATACCTGCATGTCCGTCAGCATGGTATTCAAATAAATTATACCACAGTAAGAATCACAGCTTGTTATCTTGGTACGACACTAAAGCTGTCATTGGTCCCCCTGAGAAGATCCACCCTTGACGGTTTGCGAATAGATCAAGTAGGTTACTCCTCCCATTTCCTATGTTAGCATCTGAGTGCTGGGGAGCTGGCCCTTCgcagggaggagatgaagagacaGCCCAAACCCTGCAAGATTGCCCGACATAAAGAGTAAGACTACAAGCCAAACTGTTCCTGTTGCTAACAAACCACAGGCAGTGGGAGCCCAAGGCCATCACTGATATGGTCATTGTTTGGACCCTTCCTTTTTCTTCTAGATCCTTCGATCCGTTCCAGTTGATTATGTGCAAGTCTTTCGGGGAAGATGTTAAGGTGAGCTGCAACTTCTCAGGTGCTCCCCAGTGAATCAAAATCCGCCAGGATGTCAATATGTTTTACAATTTAAGGAACAATTTAATGTGAAACTGCGTAGCATTTGTTCTGAAACTATGACATTCGCTGTGATCTAACCAACAGGAGCCGTTCCGGGTAATGGTGTGCTCAGAGGCTCTCCTCATCATGGACATGGTAGCCTGTTCTTCTGTTTGCTTTTTACCAAACATTTCGACAATAAAGACATAGAAGGATGTGTGCTAAGTCTGGCTACTAGTGCAAAAACAGAACTCACGTCTATACATGAACACCGGTCAGAGGAACCGAGACCAACCTAGAACTAGGACTGTTAAACACACTGAGCTTTACTTACGATAACGAGCTGTGTGGGTTTAATTAAGGTAACgagctgtgtgtttttaattaagGTAACGAGCTGTGTTGTACAATCATGATGTTGGTCCGTACTGAATAGTATGTTCGCGTTTAACTTCTTTCTCTGGCTTGTGCAATGGGAAAGCAGGTTGTTTTATGAACTAATAAACTCCATCGTCTCTTCCCTCAGCATGCCCATGTGTCCAGGGGAGAGGTCATTGGACTACTGGGAGGAACTTTCAATCAAAAAGACAAAGTCCTTAAGGTAACAATGGTGTTCTGACATTAAAACAAAATTTCACgttaatgttttatatattttttattatacattGAGTGATTGTTCATTATACGTATGAATCTATTCTAGATCAGTGTGGCCGAGCCATGCAACAGCGTGAGCACAGGCATGCAGTGTGAGATGGACCCGCTGTCCCAGACGCATGCGTGTGAGGCGCTGTCAATGCTAGGGTACAGTGTGGTGGGCTGGTACCACTCGCACCCAACCTTTCACCCCAACCCCTCGCTACGggacatccacacacaggaCCAGTTCCAGGTA
Coding sequences within:
- the mysm1 gene encoding histone H2A deubiquitinase MYSM1 isoform X1 — encoded protein: MSTGWQCLDHCVLHLSTSCLRSDRSNMADEVDVDIEGDEFDASVCDLGENRLLQDQFVQSAWKTKTGISPWKLDSSISVENRELIENMLLEEQYYLTGQGIPQNAWPTVSSSKPKAKQSPSKPSGTGASSRWSQQEKRFFEEGLTQFGRRWTKIAKLVGSRTVLQVKSYARQYFKQKGKTDLEAMVPLIVHEAKIHLPQPSSSSILPSALVNAVRIEKLSDDEDEEVDITDDLSDEGISPKKPQVEDKLESYVAAHDVEAEMDSQTDRFSRQERSLKKSEGGKAENHSERALKEDGSSHVDSAPAHWSEGARLKEDGEDVSISLNKPQLGEGRSWSESSEGRSGPEGAYSETAEGSDNGVGKSPTDGADEYQEEEEEEEREEEDEELNAPEQEIHLDVESITDDEKQAIPEFFEGRPSKTPDRYLKIRNYILDQWMKSKPKYLNKTSVRPGLKNCGDVNCIGRVHTYLELIGAINFNCEQAVYNRPRVIDRSRHKEGKDASEAYQLAQRLQSMRTRKRRVRDLLGNWCDSRDLEGQTYEHLSAGELALRREEMKRQPKPCKIARHKESFDPFQLIMCKSFGEDVKEPFRVMVCSEALLIMDMHAHVSRGEVIGLLGGTFNQKDKVLKISVAEPCNSVSTGMQCEMDPLSQTHACEALSMLGYSVVGWYHSHPTFHPNPSLRDIHTQDQFQSYFSRGGAPFIGMIVSPYNPSNASPHSQTTCLLVKEHQESSGCQKLPYRFDFLPSQDIPDWEQLMKRSQWIIRKYSQAHGIVHMDRFFRRDSHLTCLEKMLSSLARYLEPLPDDEGDPFLTQIQALFQSDFIPKQVDEHQEEEDGKNFDSPCDHDQPNSTEHPGRGLESIGSGSGAEWEVESPPQTANSGTESSPVLHLGSVLLTGHDYLL
- the mysm1 gene encoding histone H2A deubiquitinase MYSM1 isoform X3 codes for the protein MSTGWQCLDHCVLHLSTSCLRSDRSNMADEVDVDIEGDEFDASVCDLGENRLLQDQFVQSAWKTKTGISPWKLDSSISVENRELIENMLLEEQYYLTGQGIPQNAWPTVSSSKPKAKQSPSKPSGTGASSRWSQQEKRFFEEGLTQFGRRWTKIAKLVGSRTVLQVKSYARQYFKQKGKTDLEAMVPLIVHEAKIHLPQPSSSSILPSALVNAVRIEKLSDDEDEEVDITDDLSDEGISPKKPQVEDKLESYVAAHDVEAEMDSQTDRFSRQERSLKKSEGGKAENHSERALKEDGSSHVDSAPAHWSEGARLKEDGEDVSISLNKPQLGEGRSWSESSEGRSGPEGAYSETAEGSDNGVGKSPTDGADEYQEEEEEEEREEEDEELNAPEQEIHLDVESITDDEKQAIPEFFEGRPSKTPDRYLKIRNYILDQWMKSKPKYLNKTSVRPGLKNCGDVNCIGRVHTYLELIGAINFNCEQAVYNRPRVIDRSRHKEGKDASEAYQLAQRLQSMRTRKRRVRDLLGNWCDSRDLEGQTYEHLSAGELALRREEMKRQPKPCKIARHKESFDPFQLIMCKSFGEDVKEPFRHAHVSRGEVIGLLGGTFNQKDKVLKISVAEPCNSVSTGMQCEMDPLSQTHACEALSMLGYSVVGWYHSHPTFHPNPSLRDIHTQDQFQSYFSRGGAPFIGMIVSPYNPSNASPHSQTTCLLVKEHQESSGCQKLPYRFDFLPSQDIPDWEQLMKRSQWIIRKYSQAHGIVHMDRFFRRDSHLTCLEKMLSSLARYLEPLPDDEGDPFLTQIQALFQSDFIPKQVDEHQEEEDGKNFDSPCDHDQPNSTEHPGRGLESIGSGSGAEWEVESPPQTANSGTESSPVLHLGSVLLTGHDYLL
- the mysm1 gene encoding histone H2A deubiquitinase MYSM1 isoform X2 is translated as MSTGWQCLDHCVLHLSTSCLRSDRSNMADEVDVDIEGDEFDASVCDLGENRLLQDQFVQSAWKTKTGISPWKLDSSISVENRELIENMLLEEQYYLTGQGIPQNAWPTVSSSKPKAKQSPSKPSGTGASSRWSQQEKRFFEEGLTQFGRRWTKIAKLVGSRTVLQVKSYARQYFKQKGKTDLEAMVPLIVHEAKIHLPQPSSSSILPSALVNAVRIEKLSDDEDEEVDITDDLSDEGISPKKPQVEDKLESYVAAHDVEAEMDSQTDRFSRQERSLKKSEGGKAENHSERALKEDGSSHVDSAPAHWSEGARLKEDGEDVSISLNKPQLGEGRSWSESSEGRSGPEGAYSETAGSDNGVGKSPTDGADEYQEEEEEEEREEEDEELNAPEQEIHLDVESITDDEKQAIPEFFEGRPSKTPDRYLKIRNYILDQWMKSKPKYLNKTSVRPGLKNCGDVNCIGRVHTYLELIGAINFNCEQAVYNRPRVIDRSRHKEGKDASEAYQLAQRLQSMRTRKRRVRDLLGNWCDSRDLEGQTYEHLSAGELALRREEMKRQPKPCKIARHKESFDPFQLIMCKSFGEDVKEPFRVMVCSEALLIMDMHAHVSRGEVIGLLGGTFNQKDKVLKISVAEPCNSVSTGMQCEMDPLSQTHACEALSMLGYSVVGWYHSHPTFHPNPSLRDIHTQDQFQSYFSRGGAPFIGMIVSPYNPSNASPHSQTTCLLVKEHQESSGCQKLPYRFDFLPSQDIPDWEQLMKRSQWIIRKYSQAHGIVHMDRFFRRDSHLTCLEKMLSSLARYLEPLPDDEGDPFLTQIQALFQSDFIPKQVDEHQEEEDGKNFDSPCDHDQPNSTEHPGRGLESIGSGSGAEWEVESPPQTANSGTESSPVLHLGSVLLTGHDYLL